One segment of Chelmon rostratus isolate fCheRos1 chromosome 17, fCheRos1.pri, whole genome shotgun sequence DNA contains the following:
- the LOC121621193 gene encoding immunoglobulin lambda-1 light chain-like isoform X1 → MLGTLCTLITALTCVRGVTVVTQKPPVVVLRTGETATMDCNLGTVTNQAASWYKQIPGGFPQHVVRFYHGWSSPSYGSGFSSPKFTSTHQSQSDYRLIINNVEEGDSAVYYCSTWDSSAGAAVFGQGTKLTVTSSSLPPPVLTVFPPSSAELQSNKAALVCLSSQSVPFADVSWLAGGSPVSSGISTSTAVQQADHTFQISSYLAIQTSDWNMDKVYTCKVSLGSQTSEKNIHKSDCPTEE, encoded by the exons atgctggggaccctctgcactctcatcactgctctaacat gtgtgagaGGTGTGACGGTGGTGACACAGAAGCCTCCTGTTGTGGtgctgaggacaggagagacagccaCCATGGACTGTAACCTGGGAACTGTTACTAACCAAGCTGCTTCCTGGTATAAACAGATTCCAGGAGGATTTCCTCAGCATGTAGTGAGGTTTTATCACGGCTGGAGCTCTCCGAGCTATGGTTCTGGTTTCTCGTCTCCAAAGTTCACATCTACTCATCAGTCACAATCAGATTATCGTTTGATCATCAAcaatgtggaggagggagactcTGCTGTCTATTACTGTAGCACATGGGACAGCTCTGCTGGTGCAGCt GTATTCGGACAAGGCACCAAGCTGACTGTGACAA gctccagcctccctcctcctgtcctgacaGTCTTCCCTCCGTCCAGTGCTGAGCTCCAGTCCAACAAAGCCgctctggtctgtctgtccagtcagTCTGTGCCTTTTGCAGATGTGAGCTGGTTGGCTGGTGGGAGTCCAGTGAGCAGCGGGATCTCTACCAGCACCGCTGTTCAGCAAGCAGACCACACTTTCCAAATCAGCAGCTATCTGGCCATCCAGACGTCAGACTGGAACATGGATAAGGTTTACACATGTAAAGTGTCTTTGGGCTCCCagacttcagagaaaaacatccac
- the LOC121621193 gene encoding immunoglobulin lambda-1 light chain-like isoform X2, whose amino-acid sequence MLGTLCTLITALTYVDAVIVLTQTPAVHTVSAGQEVVLHCNIQRNDGNYVRWYKQVPGEAPQFVLSFHYSSSSPSFGTGFSSDRFNSKSTSNTDYQFVIKRAETGDTAVYYCNKWDDSADAAVFGQGTKLTVTSSSLPPPVLTVFPPSSAELQSNKAALVCLSSQSVPFADVSWLAGGSPVSSGISTSTAVQQADHTFQISSYLAIQTSDWNMDKVYTCKVSLGSQTSEKNIHKSDCPTEE is encoded by the exons atgctggggaccctctgcactctcatcactgctctaacat atgttgatgcagTGATAGTGCTGACCCAGAcgcctgctgtccacacagtttcTGCAGGACAAGAAGTTGTTCTCCACTGCAACATTCAGAGAAATGATGGAAATTATGTCCGTTGGTATAAACAGGTTCCTGGTGAAGCTCCTCAGTTTGTTCTGAGCTTTCACTATTCTAGCAGTTCACCCAGCTTTGGAACAGGattctcctcagacagattcaactctaaatccacatcaaacacagattaTCAGTTCGTCATTAAGAGGGCAGAGACAGGAGACACTGCTGTCTATTACTGTAACAAATGGGATGACTCTGCTGATGCAGCt GTATTCGGACAAGGCACCAAGCTGACTGTGACAA gctccagcctccctcctcctgtcctgacaGTCTTCCCTCCGTCCAGTGCTGAGCTCCAGTCCAACAAAGCCgctctggtctgtctgtccagtcagTCTGTGCCTTTTGCAGATGTGAGCTGGTTGGCTGGTGGGAGTCCAGTGAGCAGCGGGATCTCTACCAGCACCGCTGTTCAGCAAGCAGACCACACTTTCCAAATCAGCAGCTATCTGGCCATCCAGACGTCAGACTGGAACATGGATAAGGTTTACACATGTAAAGTGTCTTTGGGCTCCCagacttcagagaaaaacatccac
- the LOC121621193 gene encoding immunoglobulin lambda-1 light chain-like isoform X4 yields MLGTLCTLITALTYVDAVIVLTQTPAVHTVSPGQEVVLHCNVQRDDVYTARWYKQVPGEAPQYVLEFYHSNSSPSFGTGFSSDRFNSKSTSNTDYQFIIKRAEAGDSAVYYCHTWDDSAKAHVFGQGTKLTVTSSSLPPPVLTVFPPSSAELQSNKAALVCLSSQSVPFADVSWLAGGSPVSSGISTSTAVQQADHTFQISSYLAIQTSDWNMDKVYTCKVSLGSQTSEKNIHKSDCPTEE; encoded by the exons atgctggggaccctctgcactctcatcactgctctaacat atgttgatgcagTGATAGTGCTCACCCAGAcgcctgctgtccacacagtttcTCCAGGACAAGAGGTTGTTCTCCACTGCAATGTTCAGAGAGATGATGTATATACAGCCAGATGGTATAAACAGGTTCCTGGTGAAGCTCCTCAGTATGTTCTAGAATTTTACCATTCAAACAGTTCACCCAGCTTTGGAACAGGattctcctcagacagattcaactctaaatccacatcaaacacagattaccagttcatcattaagagggcagaggcaggagactcTGCTGTCTATTACTGTCACACATGGGACGACTCTGCTAAGGCGCAc GTATTCGGACAAGGCACCAAGCTGACTGTGACAA gctccagcctccctcctcctgtcctgacaGTCTTCCCTCCGTCCAGTGCTGAGCTCCAGTCCAACAAAGCCgctctggtctgtctgtccagtcagTCTGTGCCTTTTGCAGATGTGAGCTGGTTGGCTGGTGGGAGTCCAGTGAGCAGCGGGATCTCTACCAGCACCGCTGTTCAGCAAGCAGACCACACTTTCCAAATCAGCAGCTATCTGGCCATCCAGACGTCAGACTGGAACATGGATAAGGTTTACACATGTAAAGTGTCTTTGGGCTCCCagacttcagagaaaaacatccac